The genomic segment GGACTGACCGGAGGTCGACCCTCGATGTCCGTGCGTTGTCGCGCGATCACCACTGGTCGCCGGGCCGCAGGATTAGTGCGGTGACAAGGTGTACTGACCACGGAGGTTGGTGGCATTCTTACGGAGACGCGCTGCCTGAGTGGTTCGAGATGTATGTCGGACTGGAGTCGGCGGTTGATCACATCCGTCACTACAACGCTGAGCTGGTCCCGGGCCTGCTCCAGGTCGAGGATTACTGCCGGGCTGTTTACCGCGTCTCGTCCACCAAGTCGTACGACGAGATCGATCAGCAGGTGGCGCTCCGGATGGACCGGCAGGCTCTCTTGGTGCGCGAGGAGCCGGCCGCACCGCAGTTCGACGTTTTCCTGAACGAGGCGGTGCTGCGGCGGCCGGTCGGTGGTCGGGACGTGATGGTCAAACAGCTGGCGCGACTCCTCGAATCCACCGACCTATCCAACGTCGATGTGCGAGTGCTGTCCTTCGCGCAAGCGGAGCACGCCGGCATGATGGGTACGTTCGTCGTACTGGGATTCCCGCACCGGCAGGAGCCTGATGTCGTGTACCTGGAGTCTCCAACTGGTGCCCTCTACCTGGAGAAACCAAAGGAGCTGACCAGTACAACTTCGTCATGCGAGATCTGCA from the Actinocatenispora thailandica genome contains:
- a CDS encoding DUF5753 domain-containing protein produces the protein MYVGLESAVDHIRHYNAELVPGLLQVEDYCRAVYRVSSTKSYDEIDQQVALRMDRQALLVREEPAAPQFDVFLNEAVLRRPVGGRDVMVKQLARLLESTDLSNVDVRVLSFAQAEHAGMMGTFVVLGFPHRQEPDVVYLESPTGALYLEKPKELTSTTSSCEICSNEHSTRCGRGPSSPP